The genomic window GCCGGCCAAAGGCTTCTCACATTATTAGAAAGAAGTCATGTCGTTAATGTTCTTGTAATAGTAACAAGATGGTATGGCGGGACTGCACTTGGGCCTGCAAGGTTTAGGCACATCACGACCACTGCTGTTGAAAGTCTAAGAAATGCAGGATTCTTAACGTAACCAGCTTATACATAGATTCAAGTACATATATTAACCAATCATTTTTGGGCTTCGGAGTTGTACTTGGTGTAGAAATCAACCCAGTACAATCTAACAGGTTCATGTTGTAAACCCAAATCGGTAATTTTCTttacctcttcttcagtaAGATCAAAGCTGAAGATGTCTTGGGCTTGCTTGATTCTCTCGATCTTGGCAGAAGTGGTAACTGGCAAGATACCGCGCTTGTACAcccacaacaacaaaacttGAGCTTCAGTTTTGTTATACTTTTCAGAAAGTTCCTTCAGATATTGATAGAATGGTTGTTGGTCAGCATCAGTGGGCTTCTTTTGGAGAGGACCTAATGGAGAATAGGCTTCTAGTAAAATATCGTTCTTTTGGCTAAACTCCACGATACCTGGGGTCTGGTTTTGCAAGAATGGAGAAAACTCGATTTGATTCACTTGAGGTTTAATTTCAGCAATGGCCAAaacttttttcaaatccTCAACAGTAAAGTTTGAGACACCAATGTTCTTTGCCTTTCCCGATTTGTATAGttcttccaattgcttCCAAGCGGTCTCTAGATCAATATTCAAGTCCTTGTCGAAAAATGGAGAATGAATCAAGTATAAGTCAACATAATCAACTCctagcttcttcaaagcgGTTTCTAAAGCAGACTTAGGATCTTCCGAAATCTTGTGCAAGGAAGAAAACTTGTCTGTAATGAAAATCTCTTCCCTGGGcttctttgtttccttCAAAGCAGCACCCAACTCTGGATAAGTTTTGTAGGTCTCGGCTGCATCAATGTGAACAATTCCTGGGACAGTGTCTAGAGATAGCTTTACGATATCAGTCAATTCTTGAGAGAAAGTAGCATCAGTTTCTTCAGCTTTGTACCACTTGGTACCTGTACCAACAACGGCAACAGCTGGAATCTTGTTCCCATTGGATAAAGTAAAGAACTTTTGGTttgtcatttttttgtCTGGGGTTAATATCAAGTGTATAGCTAATTCAACAGTCTTTTAGCTGATTATAGTGGTCTCTTTCAATTGATTTCAACTGGAGTAGTATTGCTATAGCAGTCAAATAGGTGTGTACTGTTGAATATCTTTTAGTCACGTATTTATATACAATTTTTATGTTGGGTGTTCGTAAGATCTTGATCCCTAATTTTTCAGAGTAACCATTTTCAGTGTCTTTCATGTTCTGTCCTTCAAAAATTAGTAATGCAGCCACCGAAGACAATTCAGGTACAATTAGAGCGTGtttaaaatcaaagaaacatgGTAGACCTTCAATTGGGTTGGTCTTGAGGACATTGTGCTGCAAGACTATGAAGTGATTGCACTGGAGTCAATAAAGGCAACTGTTTTGAGGTGAAGAGTGTTACGTAACAACCATGGAGGTAGTAATTGTTTAAAGAATGTAATTGTGTGGGTAAAGGAACTATACTATTTACTATTTATTGTCTGTATTTACTCTCAAACATACTTGTATGGGTTTAGGATAGCGTTTGGATCGTACAATTGTTTCAATTGCTTaatcatttttatttcttggtCTGATTTAGAATATCCAAtgtagttcttcttctggaaacCAAGACCATGTTCAGCACTAATAGAACCATTCTTGGAGGCGACGAATTCATATACAAATGGTTCGAGGCACTTTTCCACTTCTTTTGTGTATCTTCTCACAGCAACATTTAGATGTAAGTTACCGTCACCTACGTGGCCGTATCCGACAGCGGAAATGACAGGCTTGGACTCATCTTCTGTGCTGGATAAACCATGTTCCTCCAATCTTGCATTAGCAGCATCTACTAGAGAATACAAATCTTTCAAAGGTAATGAAACGTCGTATTTGTAGACACCACCTGCTGCTTGAGAGGATTCTGGTACCATTTCTCTCCATTGCCATAGATTTTTTAGTTCTGTTTCATCTTGTGCAACAACACCGTCAAGCACTAGGCCTTCTTCCATAGCGGATTCAAGGAAACTCTCTAGCTTTGCATCATCATGGTCCTTGTTAGAACCAGAGGTTTCAATTAAGATATAGAATGGGTGGTCATCGGACAAAGGATGTTCCATGTCTGCCAAATGAATCTTTGTTAGGTTTTGGGACTTGAGGTCCATAAACTCAAATGCGGATAAAATCTCACCTAGTTCCTTCTTTGCTTGAACAAACACTTTCTGAACGGCCTCGTAACTCTCGACACCAAGGAATGAGACGTTGAAGGCGTTTGGTCTGGGTGGACAGAGAATGGAAACACCGGTGATAACACCAATTGTTCCCTCTGAACCAATAAATAGTTGCTTCAAATCATAACCAGTGTTGTCTTTTCTTAAAGCTTGCATACTGTTTACAATTTCACCGTTGGGCAAGACAACTTCAAGGCCCAAAACCGTTCCATGTAAAGAACCGTAGCGCAATAGTCTGAGACCACCAGCGTTAGTTGCGACAACACCACCGACGTGGCAAGAGCCCTTGGCACCTAAATCCAATGGGAAAATATACCCATGTTCCGCTAAAAATGTGTCTGCCGCTTCTAAGATGACACCGGCATCACATTTTAGAATACCAGAAACTTCATCGAACTCTCTGATCTTGT from Kluyveromyces marxianus DMKU3-1042 DNA, complete genome, chromosome 6 includes these protein-coding regions:
- a CDS encoding aldo-keto reductase superfamily protein — encoded protein: MTNQKFFTLSNGNKIPAVAVVGTGTKWYKAEETDATFSQELTDIVKLSLDTVPGIVHIDAAETYKTYPELGAALKETKKPREEIFITDKFSSLHKISEDPKSALETALKKLGVDYVDLYLIHSPFFDKDLNIDLETAWKQLEELYKSGKAKNIGVSNFTVEDLKKVLAIAEIKPQVNQIEFSPFLQNQTPGIVEFSQKNDILLEAYSPLGPLQKKPTDADQQPFYQYLKELSEKYNKTEAQVLLLWVYKRGILPVTTSAKIERIKQAQDIFSFDLTEEEVKKITDLGLQHEPVRLYWVDFYTKYNSEAQK
- the DLD2 gene encoding D-lactate dehydrogenase, with the protein product MIRTFVPGRARASARLLSHAKAPSRTFSLLHRVPVKSTITRTSLSTEQFRFYSDKPQPKLTVENYPNVKRLESFKKLGKEDLDYFKTILSEQEILEANAEEDLAFYNEDWMRKYRGQSKLVLRPKTTQQVSQILKYCNEQHLAVVPQGGNTGLVGGSVPVFDEIVLSLTQLNKIREFDEVSGILKCDAGVILEAADTFLAEHGYIFPLDLGAKGSCHVGGVVATNAGGLRLLRYGSLHGTVLGLEVVLPNGEIVNSMQALRKDNTGYDLKQLFIGSEGTIGVITGVSILCPPRPNAFNVSFLGVESYEAVQKVFVQAKKELGEILSAFEFMDLKSQNLTKIHLADMEHPLSDDHPFYILIETSGSNKDHDDAKLESFLESAMEEGLVLDGVVAQDETELKNLWQWREMVPESSQAAGGVYKYDVSLPLKDLYSLVDAANARLEEHGLSSTEDESKPVISAVGYGHVGDGNLHLNVAVRRYTKEVEKCLEPFVYEFVASKNGSISAEHGLGFQKKNYIGYSKSDQEIKMIKQLKQLYDPNAILNPYKYV